The Thiorhodovibrio litoralis genome includes a window with the following:
- the murG gene encoding undecaprenyldiphospho-muramoylpentapeptide beta-N-acetylglucosaminyltransferase yields the protein MAPRIAVMAGGTGGHVFPALAVAEALRARGAELFWMGTRAGLEARLVPEHGFDIEWLRVQGLRGKGIKTLVSAPWRLAVALREAGQVLRRRAPDLVLGMGGFVSGPGGVMAWRQGRPLVIQEQNSVPGMTNKWLARVADQVFEGFPGSFPPARGAIASGNPVRAEIAALASPAERWAERRAHPSGPVRLLVLGGSLGARALNRLVPRALALLPLAQRPEVRHQAGERTLEVAQQAYREAGVQADIQPFVSDMAEAYAWADVMICRAGALTVAEIAAAGLPAIFVPFPFAVDDHQVGNARFLVKAGAARLLLEKDLTAETLAKPLVELLADPGLRLSMAEAARAKAQPEAAGRIADACMELVAS from the coding sequence ATGGCACCGCGGATAGCCGTGATGGCCGGTGGAACCGGTGGGCATGTCTTCCCGGCACTCGCAGTGGCCGAGGCGCTGCGCGCGCGCGGAGCTGAGTTGTTCTGGATGGGAACCCGTGCCGGGCTTGAAGCGCGTCTGGTGCCGGAGCACGGTTTCGATATCGAGTGGCTCCGGGTCCAGGGGCTGCGCGGCAAGGGAATCAAGACCCTGGTCAGTGCGCCCTGGCGGCTGGCCGTTGCGCTGCGCGAGGCCGGCCAGGTGCTACGTCGGCGTGCGCCTGACCTGGTGCTCGGCATGGGCGGATTCGTCTCCGGGCCCGGTGGCGTGATGGCTTGGCGCCAGGGCCGCCCGCTGGTGATTCAGGAACAAAACAGCGTGCCGGGCATGACCAATAAATGGCTTGCACGCGTTGCTGATCAGGTGTTCGAAGGCTTTCCAGGCAGTTTTCCGCCCGCGCGTGGCGCCATTGCCAGTGGCAACCCGGTGCGCGCCGAGATCGCCGCGCTCGCGTCTCCCGCTGAACGCTGGGCTGAGCGGCGCGCGCATCCATCGGGGCCGGTGCGGCTCTTGGTGCTTGGCGGGTCGCTTGGGGCGCGGGCGCTCAACCGCCTGGTGCCGCGGGCACTCGCGTTGCTGCCGCTGGCGCAACGCCCCGAGGTGCGTCATCAGGCCGGCGAGCGCACGCTGGAAGTGGCGCAACAGGCGTATCGGGAGGCAGGGGTGCAAGCCGACATCCAGCCTTTTGTATCTGACATGGCCGAAGCTTACGCCTGGGCGGACGTGATGATTTGCCGCGCTGGCGCGCTCACCGTGGCCGAAATCGCCGCGGCGGGCTTGCCGGCTATCTTTGTGCCTTTCCCCTTTGCGGTCGACGATCATCAGGTGGGCAATGCGCGCTTTCTGGTCAAGGCCGGTGCCGCCCGTCTGCTGCTCGAGAAAGACCTGACGGCCGAGACGCTGGCCAAGCCGCTCGTGGAACTGCTCGCCGACCCGGGATTGCGCTTGTCCATGGCGGAAGCCGCGCGCGCGAAAGCGCAGCCCGAGGCCGCCGGGCGCATTGCCGATGCCTGCATGGAGTTGGTTGCCTCATGA
- a CDS encoding D-alanine--D-alanine ligase, producing MNTDEAARFGKVAVLMGGQSAERPISLKSGAAVMTALRELGVDAHELDPDSQVLERLAKGGFERAFIILHGRGGEDGQIQGALETLGMPYTGSGVLGSAIGMDKVCTKKIWAGSGLPTADFAVLRGRQDMDAAAALGFPLMIKPAREGSSLGMARVDSPQELEDAYREAAAFDAEVIAESWLSGAEYTCAILDGEALPLIRLETPNCFYDFEAKYSANTTKYLCPCGLSAEQEAYYSQLCLRAFDAIGATGWGRVDFMLDAEGQPRLLEVNTVPGMTDHSLVPMAAAARGMNFNELVARILRTSLKQAAVGA from the coding sequence ATGAACACAGACGAAGCCGCACGCTTTGGCAAGGTGGCGGTGCTGATGGGCGGGCAATCGGCGGAGCGGCCTATTTCGCTGAAAAGTGGCGCTGCGGTCATGACCGCGCTGCGCGAGCTTGGCGTGGACGCGCACGAGCTCGACCCTGACAGCCAGGTGCTTGAGCGGCTCGCTAAGGGCGGGTTTGAGCGCGCTTTCATCATCCTGCACGGACGCGGCGGCGAGGACGGTCAGATCCAGGGCGCGCTCGAGACCTTGGGCATGCCCTATACCGGTTCCGGCGTGCTCGGCTCGGCGATCGGCATGGACAAAGTCTGCACAAAGAAGATTTGGGCCGGCAGTGGCCTGCCGACGGCGGATTTCGCGGTGCTGCGGGGCCGCCAGGACATGGACGCCGCGGCCGCGCTGGGCTTTCCGCTGATGATCAAGCCGGCGCGCGAGGGCTCGAGCCTCGGCATGGCGCGGGTTGACTCGCCGCAGGAGCTGGAAGACGCCTACCGCGAGGCGGCGGCCTTCGACGCCGAGGTGATTGCGGAGTCCTGGTTGAGCGGCGCGGAGTACACCTGCGCCATCCTCGACGGCGAGGCGCTGCCCTTGATTCGGCTCGAGACGCCCAACTGCTTCTACGACTTTGAGGCCAAGTACAGCGCCAATACGACCAAGTATCTCTGTCCGTGCGGTTTGTCTGCGGAGCAGGAAGCCTATTACAGCCAGCTGTGCCTGCGCGCCTTCGATGCCATTGGCGCGACCGGCTGGGGCCGGGTGGACTTCATGCTCGATGCCGAGGGCCAGCCGCGCTTGCTGGAAGTGAACACCGTGCCCGGCATGACTGATCACAGTCTGGTGCCGATGGCGGCAGCGGCGCGCGGAATGAATTTCAACGAGCTGGTTGCGCGCATCCTGCGCACGAGCTTGAAACAAGCCGCCGTCGGCGCCTGA
- the lpxC gene encoding UDP-3-O-acyl-N-acetylglucosamine deacetylase yields the protein MIRQRTLKNIIRATGVGLHTGEKVYLTLSPAAVDTGIVFIRDDLPEPFEIKACPANVGDTRLSTTLVRDGVRISTVEHLLSAFAGLGIDNAYVRVSAPEVPIMDGSAAPFVFLIQSAGIEEQSRAKRFIRIKRRIRVEDGDKFAQFDPFDGFKVSFAIDFDHPAFASREQSASINFSTTSFVKEISRARTFGFLRDIEALRQQNLALGGTMDNAVVVDDYRVLNEEGLRYDNEFVKHKILDAIGDLYLLGYSLIGAFHGYKSGHAINNQLLRTLLENQDAWEEVTFGDPKKAPISYAQPVPVA from the coding sequence ATGATCCGGCAGCGAACATTAAAAAACATTATCCGCGCCACTGGCGTCGGATTGCATACCGGCGAAAAAGTCTATCTCACGCTTTCACCTGCGGCCGTGGACACAGGCATTGTCTTTATTCGCGACGATCTCCCCGAACCCTTCGAAATAAAGGCTTGTCCCGCCAACGTCGGCGATACCCGACTGTCCACCACCCTGGTGCGAGACGGTGTGCGTATCTCGACAGTTGAGCATCTGTTGTCTGCTTTCGCCGGCCTCGGCATCGACAACGCCTACGTCCGCGTCAGTGCGCCCGAGGTGCCGATCATGGACGGCAGCGCCGCGCCCTTTGTGTTCCTGATTCAGTCCGCCGGAATCGAGGAGCAGTCCCGGGCGAAGCGCTTCATTCGCATCAAGCGCCGTATCCGCGTCGAGGACGGGGATAAATTCGCCCAGTTTGATCCCTTCGACGGTTTCAAGGTATCTTTCGCCATCGATTTCGATCACCCGGCATTCGCGTCGCGTGAGCAGTCGGCCAGCATCAATTTCTCCACCACGTCTTTTGTCAAGGAAATCAGTCGCGCCCGCACTTTCGGATTCTTGCGCGATATTGAGGCGCTGCGTCAGCAAAATCTTGCGCTCGGCGGCACCATGGACAATGCGGTAGTGGTGGATGACTACCGGGTGTTGAACGAGGAGGGGCTGCGCTACGACAACGAGTTCGTCAAGCACAAGATCCTCGACGCGATCGGTGATCTGTATTTGCTTGGTTACTCACTCATTGGCGCATTCCACGGCTATAAATCCGGCCACGCGATTAACAATCAGTTGCTGCGCACCTTGCTCGAAAACCAGGATGCCTGGGAGGAGGTCACCTTTGGCGATCCCAAGAAGGCGCCGATCAGTTATGCGCAGCCGGTTCCCGTCGCTTAA
- the murB gene encoding UDP-N-acetylmuramate dehydrogenase, translating to MSTPERIPLRGELRHNEPLARHTSWRVGGPAARLYRPADAEDLANFLRGLPTEEPLLWIGLGSNLLVADEGFAGTVIETQGCLAELVRIGPERLRAEAGVASAKAARFAVRMGLTGIEFLAGIPGTIGGALAMNAGAWGAETWDFVSRVRTIDRAGKIHDHEPQDFKVDYRSVQGPPGEWFLSAELRLAPGDPEVGAAWIKELLTQRSATQPTGSANCGSVFRNPPGDRAARLIDSAGLKGVSVGGAVVSEKHANFIINRGDATAADILALIERVQDEVEQKHGIRLSPEVHRVGGEQA from the coding sequence ATGAGCACTCCAGAGCGCATCCCGCTGCGCGGCGAACTGAGGCATAACGAGCCGCTGGCCAGGCATACCTCTTGGCGTGTGGGCGGGCCGGCGGCGCGCCTCTATCGACCGGCGGATGCCGAGGACCTCGCCAATTTTCTTCGCGGTTTACCAACCGAGGAACCGCTGCTGTGGATCGGTCTCGGTAGCAACCTGCTGGTGGCCGACGAGGGCTTCGCCGGCACCGTGATCGAGACCCAGGGCTGTCTCGCCGAGCTGGTGCGCATCGGTCCAGAACGACTGCGCGCCGAGGCCGGGGTGGCCAGCGCCAAGGCAGCGCGCTTCGCGGTGCGTATGGGCTTGACCGGCATCGAATTCCTCGCCGGGATTCCCGGGACCATTGGCGGCGCTTTGGCGATGAATGCGGGTGCCTGGGGGGCGGAGACCTGGGATTTTGTCAGTCGCGTGAGGACCATTGATCGCGCCGGGAAGATTCATGACCACGAACCACAGGATTTCAAGGTGGACTATCGCTCTGTGCAGGGACCGCCGGGCGAGTGGTTCCTGTCGGCCGAGCTGCGTCTGGCGCCGGGTGACCCGGAAGTCGGTGCGGCCTGGATCAAGGAGCTGCTGACGCAACGCTCAGCAACCCAGCCCACCGGGAGTGCCAACTGCGGATCGGTGTTTCGCAATCCGCCCGGAGACCGGGCCGCGCGTTTGATCGACTCGGCAGGTCTCAAAGGGGTCAGTGTCGGTGGGGCGGTGGTGTCGGAGAAGCACGCCAATTTCATCATCAATCGCGGCGACGCGACGGCCGCGGACATCCTCGCGCTGATCGAACGCGTGCAGGACGAGGTCGAGCAGAAACATGGCATCCGGCTGAGTCCCGAGGTACATCGCGTCGGAGGGGAGCAGGCATGA
- a CDS encoding DUF721 domain-containing protein, translating into MLKKLQPARSLAGLDQKNFDHNTFDRKNFDHKTSDKSRRDQNQRDQSKTLAKLLRELADRERLLDQVKPLLPDDVRSHCCQASIDDDCLRLFADSPVWASKLRLLTGPLLSALAERGLMLEQCQVRVSPPSSATGPGTLYTNSDRRANPGTDLGADLGALAGAASTVNAHRRETDNGATRGGSGRISEMAASHLQQAAKGLPDERIAACFNRIARHHGPGVKTKP; encoded by the coding sequence ATGCTAAAAAAACTTCAACCTGCCAGAAGCCTGGCGGGGCTTGATCAGAAAAACTTTGATCACAACACCTTTGACCGCAAGAACTTTGATCACAAGACCTCTGATAAAAGCAGGCGAGATCAAAACCAACGTGATCAAAGCAAAACTCTTGCCAAGCTCTTGCGCGAGCTTGCCGATCGCGAGCGCTTGCTTGACCAGGTCAAACCGCTACTCCCTGATGATGTCCGCAGCCACTGCTGCCAGGCAAGCATCGACGATGACTGCTTGCGGCTTTTTGCCGACTCGCCAGTCTGGGCCTCCAAGCTCAGACTTCTGACCGGACCATTACTGAGTGCTCTGGCAGAGCGCGGCCTGATGCTCGAGCAATGCCAGGTGCGCGTGTCTCCCCCCTCCTCGGCGACCGGCCCCGGCACCTTGTACACCAATTCCGACCGACGCGCCAATCCCGGTACGGATTTGGGTGCGGATTTGGGCGCGCTAGCAGGCGCAGCCTCAACTGTTAACGCGCACCGCCGTGAAACTGATAACGGGGCCACAAGAGGCGGCTCCGGGCGCATCTCGGAAATGGCTGCCTCTCATTTACAGCAGGCTGCGAAGGGACTGCCGGACGAGCGCATCGCTGCCTGTTTCAATCGGATTGCCCGGCATCACGGGCCAGGTGTCAAAACAAAACCTTGA
- the ftsA gene encoding cell division protein FtsA → MSRRRENLVVGLDIGTSKVAALVGEIKADDSIEIVGLGSHPSRGLKKGVVVDIESTVQSIQRAVEEAELMAGCEIHSVHAGISGSHVGSRNSDGVTAIKEHEVGQGDIDRVIDAARAVPIPADQKILHILPQEFIIDNQEGIREPVGMCGVRLEARVHIITGAVSAAQNIVKCIRRCGLEVDDLVLDQLSSSYSVLTEDEKELGVCLIDMGGGTTDMAVFTDGAIRHTAVVPIAGDQVTNDIAVALRTPIHHAEAIKINHGCAQGDAAGSDSIEVPSIGDRPARQLSRHTLTNVVEPRYEELLGLLQGELRRSGFEDLVPGGVVLTGGSAKMKGLVELAEDVFRMPVRIGVPQYFTGLEDRMRDPIYSTGVGLLIYAKQHRFETHPEYRERSGFGAALHKFRSWLSGDV, encoded by the coding sequence ATGTCCAGACGCAGAGAAAACTTGGTAGTTGGTCTCGATATCGGCACCTCGAAGGTGGCCGCGCTGGTGGGCGAGATCAAGGCGGACGACAGCATTGAGATCGTCGGATTGGGTAGCCACCCGTCGCGCGGCCTGAAAAAGGGCGTGGTGGTGGATATCGAGTCCACGGTGCAGTCCATTCAGCGCGCGGTCGAGGAGGCCGAGTTGATGGCCGGGTGCGAGATTCACTCAGTGCATGCGGGGATTTCGGGCAGTCATGTCGGCAGTCGGAATTCCGATGGGGTCACAGCCATTAAGGAGCACGAAGTTGGTCAGGGCGACATCGACCGGGTGATCGATGCCGCGCGCGCAGTGCCCATTCCGGCGGATCAGAAAATCCTCCACATCCTGCCGCAGGAATTCATCATCGACAATCAGGAGGGCATCCGCGAGCCGGTCGGCATGTGCGGCGTGCGCCTCGAAGCCCGCGTGCACATCATCACCGGTGCCGTGAGTGCCGCGCAGAATATCGTCAAGTGCATCCGCCGCTGCGGGCTGGAAGTAGACGACCTGGTGCTCGACCAGCTCAGCTCCAGCTACTCGGTGCTGACCGAAGACGAGAAAGAGCTCGGTGTGTGCCTGATCGATATGGGCGGCGGTACCACCGACATGGCGGTCTTTACCGATGGCGCCATTCGTCACACGGCGGTGGTGCCCATTGCCGGCGATCAGGTCACCAATGACATCGCTGTGGCGCTGCGCACGCCCATTCACCATGCCGAGGCGATCAAGATCAACCACGGTTGCGCCCAGGGCGACGCCGCCGGCAGCGACAGCATCGAGGTGCCGAGCATCGGCGACCGGCCCGCTCGCCAACTCTCACGCCACACCCTCACCAATGTGGTTGAGCCTCGCTATGAGGAATTGCTCGGGCTGCTGCAAGGCGAGTTGCGCCGCAGCGGGTTCGAGGACCTGGTCCCCGGCGGCGTGGTGCTGACCGGCGGTAGCGCCAAGATGAAGGGCCTGGTGGAACTGGCCGAGGACGTGTTTCGGATGCCGGTACGCATCGGCGTGCCGCAATACTTCACCGGGCTCGAGGACCGCATGCGCGATCCGATCTATTCCACCGGTGTGGGCCTTCTGATCTACGCCAAGCAGCATCGCTTCGAGACGCATCCCGAGTATCGGGAAAGAAGCGGTTTTGGTGCTGCTTTGCACAAATTCCGCTCATGGCTGAGCGGCGACGTCTAA
- a CDS encoding cell division protein FtsQ/DivIB: protein MPDPSDRNYYSLIAASLRRDSPSRPMRLGVTTETLLARLFVALSLMIALAAGLWLAAEWEPRVLPIRAIAVDGEMRSLSRQALQEQVASHLTGGILSQDLASLREQIEALPWVQGASLRRVWPDRLILQVNEHQAIARWGDDGLVTREGVIFRPQDRRVPAGLPRLSGPDERAAEVVDRLLIWQPRLADLGLLIDGLGRDRRGDWTLELLGGPVLNFGTEQLDQRFDRLLAAFPRIEAVAVPERIDLRYSNGLAVRWHSEHGDDLHAQGKRMAAVNDKR, encoded by the coding sequence ATGCCCGATCCCTCCGATCGCAACTACTACAGCCTGATCGCTGCCAGTCTCAGGCGCGACTCACCCAGTCGCCCGATGCGTCTGGGGGTGACCACCGAGACGCTGCTGGCGCGGCTGTTCGTCGCGCTGTCGCTGATGATTGCGTTGGCGGCAGGGCTGTGGCTGGCGGCGGAGTGGGAGCCGCGCGTGTTGCCGATTCGCGCGATCGCGGTGGATGGCGAGATGCGCAGTCTCTCGCGCCAAGCCTTGCAGGAGCAGGTGGCGAGCCACCTGACCGGCGGCATTCTGTCGCAGGATCTCGCCAGCCTGCGCGAGCAGATCGAGGCGCTGCCCTGGGTGCAGGGCGCGAGTCTGCGGCGGGTGTGGCCAGATCGGCTGATCCTCCAGGTGAACGAGCATCAGGCGATCGCACGCTGGGGCGATGACGGGCTGGTCACCCGTGAAGGTGTGATCTTCCGCCCGCAGGATCGCAGGGTTCCCGCCGGTCTGCCGCGCCTGTCCGGGCCAGATGAGCGAGCCGCTGAGGTGGTGGATCGCCTGCTGATCTGGCAGCCGCGCCTGGCCGATCTGGGCCTATTGATTGACGGGCTCGGACGCGATCGTCGCGGGGACTGGACCCTGGAGCTTCTCGGCGGGCCAGTGCTGAATTTTGGCACCGAGCAGCTCGATCAGCGCTTCGATCGGCTGCTCGCGGCTTTCCCGCGCATCGAGGCCGTGGCGGTTCCCGAGCGGATCGATCTGCGCTACAGCAACGGTCTGGCGGTGCGCTGGCACTCCGAACACGGGGACGATTTGCACGCCCAGGGAAAACGCATGGCCGCGGTCAACGACAAGCGATAG
- a CDS encoding M23 family metallopeptidase, producing the protein MHRRQSFVAEQGFSSVVLLSIMLIGLMAGGFGYWLGKYRLNEPAPETANLALAQELEATQLELEQKKRQIQAHIDTIAVRVAEMQAEVLRVNALGQRLVKMAGLNSDEFDFENPAGAGGPDHYKDPPNRINEVAQDLAKVLSALDDRKRKLGLLETLIMERDLTKHTRPDGWPLRSGGVVTSDFGYRRHPITGRRSMHNGIDISAKVGTSILAMADGLVVFAGRKHGYGNIVEIRHGNGLETWYAHNKANRVKEGDLVNRGQEIATLGSTGRSTGPHVHFEVRKNGVPINPRSYLNPHGSGRVASL; encoded by the coding sequence ATGCATCGACGTCAATCATTCGTCGCCGAGCAAGGTTTCAGCTCTGTTGTTTTGCTGAGCATTATGCTCATTGGGCTGATGGCTGGTGGCTTTGGCTACTGGCTTGGAAAATACCGGCTCAACGAGCCTGCTCCGGAAACTGCGAACCTCGCACTGGCGCAGGAGCTTGAAGCCACTCAGCTCGAGCTTGAACAGAAAAAACGCCAGATTCAGGCCCATATCGACACCATCGCGGTGCGGGTCGCGGAAATGCAGGCCGAGGTGCTGCGGGTTAATGCTCTCGGGCAGCGCCTGGTGAAAATGGCGGGGCTGAACAGCGATGAATTCGACTTCGAGAACCCCGCCGGAGCGGGTGGTCCGGATCACTACAAAGACCCACCCAACCGCATCAATGAGGTCGCGCAAGACCTGGCCAAAGTGCTCTCTGCGCTCGACGACCGCAAGCGCAAGCTCGGCCTGCTCGAAACCCTGATCATGGAGCGCGATCTGACCAAGCACACCCGGCCAGACGGCTGGCCATTGCGCTCGGGCGGGGTCGTCACTTCAGACTTCGGCTACCGTCGCCACCCCATTACCGGACGGCGTAGCATGCACAACGGCATCGATATCTCCGCCAAGGTCGGCACGTCGATTCTGGCCATGGCCGACGGTCTGGTAGTGTTTGCCGGGCGCAAGCATGGCTATGGCAACATCGTCGAGATTCGCCACGGCAATGGGCTTGAGACCTGGTATGCGCACAACAAAGCAAACCGGGTGAAGGAAGGTGACCTGGTCAACCGTGGTCAGGAAATCGCCACCCTCGGCTCCACTGGTCGTTCCACCGGGCCGCATGTGCATTTTGAGGTGCGCAAGAACGGCGTTCCGATCAATCCCAGGAGCTACCTCAATCCCCACGGCTCTGGGCGCGTCGCGAGTCTCTAA
- the murC gene encoding UDP-N-acetylmuramate--L-alanine ligase, which yields MSRENPIAMAQAPIDRPHSAASMGRIRRLHFIGIGGAGMSGIAELMLNLGYQVQGSDRRRGAVTERLERLGAAVFIGHRAEQVRGVDAVVVSSAIDHENPEIEAARAARVPIVRRAEMLAELMRFYYGVAVAGTHGKTTTTSLIASILGEAGLDPTFVIGGLLNSAGSHARLGSSKFLIAEADESDASFLLLQPMLAVVTNIDADHMVTYGNDFGRLRETFVDFLHHLPFYGLAVLCADDPEVMAVQSRIARPVRTYGTEAGADLRATEISHQGARMSFRVQDRDSGLSLPIELNLPGRHNVLNALAAIAVALEHQVAPEAIQTALSQFQGIGRRFVVKDVTLGDGRRVTLVDDYGHHPREVAATLAAIRQGWPGRRLVLAFQPHRYTRTMEQFEDFAAVLSDVDVLLLCEVYPAGEQPLPGADGRSLSRAIRARGQVDPVFVADLEEVPGVLGHLLEDGDMVLVSGAGDIGALAARLPEHLASPAAGTGAGAASSREGG from the coding sequence ATGAGCCGGGAAAATCCAATCGCAATGGCGCAGGCGCCGATCGATCGGCCGCATAGTGCCGCCAGTATGGGGCGCATCCGACGGCTGCACTTTATCGGCATCGGCGGTGCTGGCATGAGCGGCATTGCCGAGCTGATGCTGAACCTGGGTTACCAGGTCCAGGGGTCCGATCGCCGTCGCGGCGCTGTGACAGAGAGACTCGAACGCCTGGGAGCCGCCGTCTTCATCGGTCATCGCGCTGAGCAGGTGCGCGGTGTGGATGCCGTGGTGGTGTCCTCCGCGATCGACCACGAAAACCCGGAGATTGAGGCCGCGCGCGCCGCGCGGGTGCCCATTGTGCGTCGCGCCGAGATGCTGGCCGAGCTGATGCGCTTCTACTATGGCGTGGCCGTTGCCGGAACCCATGGCAAGACCACCACCACCAGCCTGATCGCCAGCATTCTCGGCGAAGCGGGGCTGGACCCAACCTTCGTGATTGGCGGTCTGCTGAACAGCGCCGGCAGTCATGCGCGCCTGGGCAGCAGCAAATTTCTGATCGCCGAAGCCGACGAGAGCGATGCCTCCTTTCTGCTGCTGCAGCCGATGCTGGCCGTGGTCACCAATATCGACGCCGATCACATGGTGACCTATGGCAACGACTTCGGTCGGCTGCGTGAGACCTTCGTCGACTTTCTGCACCATCTGCCCTTCTACGGTCTCGCGGTGCTGTGCGCCGACGACCCGGAAGTCATGGCGGTGCAGTCGCGCATCGCGCGTCCGGTGCGCACCTATGGCACCGAGGCCGGAGCCGATCTGCGCGCCACCGAGATCAGCCATCAGGGCGCGCGCATGAGCTTCCGCGTCCAGGATCGCGATTCCGGTCTTAGCTTGCCGATCGAGCTGAATCTTCCCGGTCGCCATAACGTGCTGAACGCGCTTGCGGCCATCGCGGTGGCTCTTGAGCATCAGGTGGCGCCCGAGGCAATTCAGACGGCCTTGTCGCAGTTTCAAGGCATCGGGCGGCGCTTCGTGGTCAAGGATGTCACCCTGGGCGACGGGCGTCGGGTCACTCTGGTTGACGACTACGGTCATCATCCGCGTGAGGTGGCCGCTACCCTGGCCGCGATTCGCCAAGGTTGGCCGGGCCGGCGTCTGGTGCTGGCGTTCCAGCCGCATCGCTACACCCGCACCATGGAGCAATTCGAGGACTTTGCCGCGGTGCTCTCGGATGTCGATGTGCTGCTGCTGTGCGAGGTCTATCCCGCCGGCGAGCAGCCGCTGCCGGGCGCTGATGGACGCAGCCTGAGTCGCGCCATTCGTGCGCGCGGGCAGGTGGACCCGGTGTTTGTGGCCGATCTCGAGGAGGTTCCGGGCGTGCTCGGGCATCTGCTTGAGGACGGCGACATGGTCCTGGTCAGCGGTGCCGGCGACATTGGCGCGCTGGCGGCGCGCTTGCCGGAGCATTTGGCCAGTCCTGCGGCGGGCACTGGGGCGGGCGCCGCGTCGTCGCGGGAGGGCGGGTGA
- the ftsZ gene encoding cell division protein FtsZ has protein sequence MTFELLDAQTQTAVIRVIGIGGGGGNAVNHMVASDIEGVEFICANTDAQALENSNVKTILQLGTDITKGLGAGADPGVGRSAAEEDRDRIKDALEGADMVFITAGMGGGTGTGAAPVVAEIARELGILTVAVVTKPFPFEGGKRKKVADLGIEELAKSVDSLITIPNEKLLAVLGKDMSLLGAFSAANDVLRNATQGIAELITRPGLINVDFADVKTVMSEMGVAMMGTGSASGDDRAREAAEAAINSPLLEDIDLSGARGILVNITAGSSLTIGEFTEVGDTVRDFADDEATVVVGTVIDTGMDKEMRVTVVATGLGARAAAHADQPKMRLVSNEPERASVPDYRDMDQPAYIRNKRAAANAAAAEGGSAAADLDYLDIPAFLRRQAD, from the coding sequence ATGACTTTTGAATTGCTAGATGCCCAGACCCAGACCGCGGTGATCCGCGTAATCGGCATTGGCGGTGGTGGCGGCAATGCTGTGAATCATATGGTGGCGTCTGATATCGAAGGGGTCGAGTTCATCTGCGCCAACACCGACGCGCAGGCACTCGAAAATTCCAACGTGAAGACCATTCTGCAGCTTGGTACCGATATCACCAAGGGGCTAGGCGCTGGCGCCGACCCCGGTGTTGGTCGCAGCGCGGCTGAAGAAGACCGTGATCGCATCAAGGATGCGCTCGAGGGGGCCGACATGGTGTTCATCACCGCTGGTATGGGCGGTGGCACCGGCACCGGAGCGGCTCCGGTGGTCGCCGAGATCGCGCGCGAGCTTGGCATCCTGACCGTCGCCGTGGTGACCAAACCCTTCCCGTTCGAAGGTGGCAAGCGCAAGAAGGTCGCCGATCTTGGTATCGAGGAATTGGCTAAATCCGTCGACTCCTTGATTACCATCCCGAACGAAAAGCTCCTTGCCGTACTCGGTAAGGATATGAGCCTGCTCGGTGCCTTCAGCGCCGCCAATGACGTGCTGCGCAACGCCACCCAGGGTATCGCCGAGCTGATCACCCGGCCGGGGCTGATCAACGTCGACTTCGCCGACGTCAAGACCGTGATGTCGGAGATGGGCGTGGCCATGATGGGCACGGGCTCCGCCAGTGGCGATGACCGCGCACGTGAGGCCGCTGAGGCGGCCATCAATAGCCCGCTGCTGGAGGACATCGACCTCTCCGGCGCGCGCGGCATCCTGGTCAATATCACGGCGGGTAGCTCCCTGACCATCGGCGAGTTCACCGAGGTCGGCGATACGGTGCGGGATTTTGCCGACGATGAGGCCACCGTGGTTGTGGGGACCGTCATCGACACCGGCATGGACAAGGAAATGCGCGTCACCGTCGTGGCCACAGGCTTGGGGGCGCGCGCCGCCGCCCATGCCGATCAGCCAAAAATGCGGCTGGTTTCAAATGAGCCCGAGCGCGCCTCGGTACCGGATTATCGCGACATGGATCAGCCTGCCTACATCCGCAACAAGCGTGCGGCGGCCAATGCAGCGGCAGCCGAGGGTGGCTCGGCGGCGGCGGACCTCGATTATCTCGATATTCCCGCCTTCCTGCGTCGACAGGCAGATTGA